The sequence CGAGCAGTTGGGTGATCGTCACCCCTCTGTCGCCACCAGCCTCAACAGCCTGGCCTTTCTGTACGAAGCCCAAGGACGCTTTGGTGAGGCTGAACCTCTTTACCAGGAGTCGCTGGATATTCGTCGTGAGCAGTTGGGTGATCGCCACCCCTCTGTCGCCACCAGCCTCAACAACCTAGCCGGGCTGTACCGTGCGCAAGGTCGCTTTGGTGAGGCTGAACCTCTTTACCAGGAGTCGCTGGATATTCGGCGCGAGCAGTTGGGCGATCGCCACCTCGATGTGGCCACCAGCCTCAACAACCTAGCCGGGCTGTACCGTGCCCAGAGTCAGTTGGTGGAGGCTGAAGTGCTCTACCTTGAATCACTAGATATTCGACGCGAGCATTTAGGTGATCGTCACCCTGATGTTGCCAGCCACCTCGGCAACTTGGCCTCACTGTACCGAGACCAAGGGCGCTTCGACGAGGCGGAAGCCCTCTTCCAGGAATCGCTAGATATTCGTCGCGAGCAGTTGGGCGATCGCCACCCCGATGTCGCCACCAGCCTCAACAACCTAGCGATCCTGTACAACGCACAGGGTCGCTATAGGGAAGCTGAATCCCTCCACCAGGAGGCTCTGTCGATTCGACGTGAGCAGTTGAGTGATCGCCACCTCGATGTGGCCAACAGCCTCAATAACCTGGCCGAGCTATATCGCGCCCAAGGGCGCTACGGGGAGGCAGAAGCACTCTACCAGGAGTCTTTATCGATTGTTCGCGAGCAGCTTGGTAGTCGCCATCACTTGGTCGCTACCATCCTTAACAACCTAGCTGTGCTACACAACATGCAAGGTCGCTTAGGGGAGGCCGAACCCCTCCTTCAAGCATCCCTCGTCATCCGCCGCGAGCAGTTGGGCGATCGCCACCCCGATGTGGCTATCAGCCTCAATAACTTGGCTGTGCTGTACGAGGCCCAGGGGCGGTATGGGGAGGCCGAACCTGTTTACCAGGAGTCGCTGATAGTTCTTCGTAACAGGTTGGGCGATCACCACCCCAATGTAGCTACCAGCCTCAACAACCTAGCGGGAGTATACAAAGCCCAAGGGCGCTATGGGGAGGCCAAACTCCTCTACCAAGAGGCGCTGGACATCCGACGCGAGCAGTTGGGCGATCGCCACCCCGATGTGGCTACCAGCCTCAGCAACCTGGCCACACTGTCCTGGGCGCAGGGAGAAACAGACACCACATTGACATTGTTGCGACAGGGGCTGGCGGTAGAAGAAACTAACCTCAACCTCAACCTGGCTGTTGGCTCCGACGATCGCAAGCAGGCTTATATCGCTACTATCTCTGGTACTACCAATGGTGCTATCTCCCTACACCTGCAAGATACCAACCCCAGCCCCTCTGCTGCCCACCTCGCCCTCACCACCGTCCTCCGACGCAAAGGCCGTGTCCTTGATGCTGTCACCGACACACAGCAACTCCTGCGCCAAAACCTCAGCCCCGACCTGGCCCCTCTGCTCGACGACTACACCGCCGCACAAACCCAACTCGCCGCTCAGCTCTACGGTGGCCTGGGCGACCAAGACCCAGAGGCATACCGCACCCGCATTGACGACCTTCGCCAGACAGCCAACCGCCTAGAAAATGAGCTATCCCGCCGCAGTGCAGCGTTCCGGGTCGAAACCGAACCTGTTGAAATCGAAGCCGTGCAAGCGCTGATTTCCGCCGATGCTGCCCTGGTGGAGCTAGTGCAGTACAAGCCCTTCGACCCCACCGCCAGCCGAGCAGAACAGTGGGGCTCTCCCCGCTACGCCGCCTACATCCTCCACGCCACAGGCGATCCCCAATGGGTCGATCTTGGCGATACTGAGGCCATCGACACCGCCGCCCGCGCCTTCCTCTCCGCCACCCGCACCCCCAACTCTCTCACCCAAGCCCGCACTACCGCCCGCGCTCTCGATGAGTTGGTCATGGCCCCCATCCGCCCCCTCCTCGGCGAGGCCACCCACCTACTGCTCTCCCCCGACAGCCAGCTCAACCTCGTCCCCTTCGCCGCCCTGGTCGATGAGCAAGACCGCTACCTGGCCGAAACCTACACACTCACCCACCTCACCACCGGGCGCGACCTGCTACGCCTGCAAAACCCCGCCCTCAGCCAGCAGCCCCCCGTCCTCTTCGCCAACCCCAACTACGACACCGCCGACCCCAGCAGCACCCAACTCATCGCCGCCGCCTCTACCTCCCCTGCTACCTCCCCTCTCCCCTTGGGAGAGGGGCCGGGGGTGAGGGCCACAACCCAGCGCTCCACCGACATCACCGACCTGCGCTTTGGCCCCCTGCCAGGCACTCAGCAAGAAGTCGATGCCATTACCCCCCTGCTCCCAGACAACGCCATCATCCTCACCGAAGCCAACGCCACCGAAAACGCCCTCAAGCAAGTGCAAGCCCCCAGCATTCTGCACATCGCCACCCACGGATTCTTTCTCGAAGATGTGGAATTTGTGCCGCCCCCTGGGGCTACTCGGGGCGATCGCGCCTCTATCGAAATTATCTCTACCGGGCAGGCACCCCCACCCACCCGCCCCACCAGCACCGAAAATCCCCTCTTGCGCTCTGGCCTGGCTCTAGCCGGGTTCAACCCCCGCACCAGCGCAGGCGAAGACGGTGTGCTCACCGCCCTAGAGGCCACCGGGCTAAACCTGCGCGGCACCCGTCTGGTGGTGCTAAGCGCCTGCGAAACCGGCGTCGGCCAAGTGGCCAATGGTGAAGGGGTCTACGGTCTGCGCCGTGCCTTTGTCATGGCCGGGGCCGAAAGTCAGCTGATGAGCCTGTGGAAAGTAGACGACTTCGGCACCGCCGAACTGATGCAGCGCTACTACCAGCGCTTGCAAAACGGCGAAGGCCGCAGCGAGGCCCTGCGCCAGGTACAGCTTGAGTTTATTGAGGCTCCAGCCTATCAACATCCTTACTACTGGGCCTCGTTTTTGTTTTCGGGTCAGTGGAGCCCCATGGGCGATCGCTAGCTAGCGCCAGAGACCTGGTGGGCAATGCCCACCCTTGTATCTTTAGAGGTGTGTGGCAGACCGTCCCACCCTAGGTTGTCCAAAACCGAACGTAGCATGGGTCGCTGCACACCTCTGAAGTTAACTCGCAAAATCGCCAGGAGCTTAGACTCCGTATCGAGCAAGGACGAGTGATGTCAGATTAACCTCCTACACGGGTGGATACAACCATGACTGAACTATCACAAGCGCATCAATGGGTTGGCATTGACGTATCCAAGCGCACCTTAGATGTGTACGTCCGTCCACTTGGATTAAGCGTTCAGGTGGCCAACAGTGACTCTGGTTTAAGAGAGTTGCTACAGGCGTTAACGGCGTTTCGTCGCGAGACGAGTCTGATTGTGCTGGAAGCGACCGGGGGCTATCAAGCCCTGGCGGCGCGAACGTTGATGGCGGAGGGCTGGCCCGCCGTTGTGGTGAATCCACGTCAAGTGCGTGATTTTGCCCGGGCCACGGGGCGCATGGCTAAAACAGACAAAATTGATGCCGAGGTGTTGGCTCACTTTGCCGATGCCATCCGTCCAGAGGTACGGGCGATGGCGAGTGAGGCCAGTCAACACCTTCAAGACC is a genomic window of Nodosilinea sp. E11 containing:
- a CDS encoding tetratricopeptide repeat protein gives rise to the protein MTSLPQHIRRLVWVMQNGRPTRMVSLALLAALVVGQSPSAWSRPPAQAEAMRVAQSVPAIEPLTIRGVLDESSQVLEDGRYVNVHMFEGVAGQIVVIDLISDEFDAFLALLGPNDQPVATDDDGGEGTNARLMLNLPDTGTYKIGALSFTSGETGRYQLTVQAGTAADGERAEQLAKATRLNAQGLELSRAGRYGQAEPLFQEALSIRREQLGDSHPDVATSLNNLAGLYRDQARFGEAEPLYNEALSIRREQLGDRHPDVATSLNNLAGLYRAQGRYEEAEPLFQEALTIRREQLGERHPDVATSLNNLANLYRDQGRYGEAEPIYQESLAIHREQLGDRHPDVATSLNNLAGLYRAQGRYEEAEPLFQEALTIRREQLGDRHPSVATSLNNLAGLYRAQGRYEEAEPLFQEALTIRREQLGDRHPSVATSLNSLAFLYEAQGRFGEAEPLYQESLDIRREQLGDRHPSVATSLNNLAGLYRAQGRFGEAEPLYQESLDIRREQLGDRHLDVATSLNNLAGLYRAQSQLVEAEVLYLESLDIRREHLGDRHPDVASHLGNLASLYRDQGRFDEAEALFQESLDIRREQLGDRHPDVATSLNNLAILYNAQGRYREAESLHQEALSIRREQLSDRHLDVANSLNNLAELYRAQGRYGEAEALYQESLSIVREQLGSRHHLVATILNNLAVLHNMQGRLGEAEPLLQASLVIRREQLGDRHPDVAISLNNLAVLYEAQGRYGEAEPVYQESLIVLRNRLGDHHPNVATSLNNLAGVYKAQGRYGEAKLLYQEALDIRREQLGDRHPDVATSLSNLATLSWAQGETDTTLTLLRQGLAVEETNLNLNLAVGSDDRKQAYIATISGTTNGAISLHLQDTNPSPSAAHLALTTVLRRKGRVLDAVTDTQQLLRQNLSPDLAPLLDDYTAAQTQLAAQLYGGLGDQDPEAYRTRIDDLRQTANRLENELSRRSAAFRVETEPVEIEAVQALISADAALVELVQYKPFDPTASRAEQWGSPRYAAYILHATGDPQWVDLGDTEAIDTAARAFLSATRTPNSLTQARTTARALDELVMAPIRPLLGEATHLLLSPDSQLNLVPFAALVDEQDRYLAETYTLTHLTTGRDLLRLQNPALSQQPPVLFANPNYDTADPSSTQLIAAASTSPATSPLPLGEGPGVRATTQRSTDITDLRFGPLPGTQQEVDAITPLLPDNAIILTEANATENALKQVQAPSILHIATHGFFLEDVEFVPPPGATRGDRASIEIISTGQAPPPTRPTSTENPLLRSGLALAGFNPRTSAGEDGVLTALEATGLNLRGTRLVVLSACETGVGQVANGEGVYGLRRAFVMAGAESQLMSLWKVDDFGTAELMQRYYQRLQNGEGRSEALRQVQLEFIEAPAYQHPYYWASFLFSGQWSPMGDR